One Apostichopus japonicus isolate 1M-3 chromosome 7, ASM3797524v1, whole genome shotgun sequence genomic region harbors:
- the LOC139969474 gene encoding L-gulonolactone oxidase-like → MYTTSLKLPLLDKWNATRAVRCIKLSSASSKALLLESTVKEPGHRTNRKIMGHKQSKQRREQNREANKQPDTNDQNERNADTTELITLPDDGRKQLYNFLLASETPRLGATIPELVNNEDELKNVIKSAREAKEIVRVVGSAHSIGPAIGDTENTPNERRIRLGGELRSFTVLSEEGDTKTVKVGGGCYLGKNPLDKDSTWDNSVNVQLAKINCAIPILGGITQQSIAGFTMTGSAGGSVAHGFEDIIKEIHFIDGKGQSQVAERGTDLFNAVGVSMGLFGVITYMVLEVKTPSFNVGGVEKTVSVAESVLAVNENTGTSKLQDTLENTEYFRLTWFPQKYAQRVTEWSGKRSESTKIVPYKSVIGNHWVAGAAAMALRMMHWGLTHVPCEDTYKLVGDTLKIFTHENPTEFNDIWYKTIPMDDQVPTDTIFRTEFTELWFPMEETENVINILKKLFEDQQVAGNYACELYAGKRSPFWMSPAYNRNVFRVDPFWFYHQKGDAREYYDHYWKALMKVDGVRLHWGKYLPYSGGTYGGVEYGAAFLKNSYPKMDDWLALRAEYDPDQIYLTEYWRKLFGIETISAQE, encoded by the exons TAAAACTCCCTCTACTTGACAAATGGAATGCCACTAGAGCTGTGCGCTGTATAAAACTCAGTAGTGCATCTTCGAAAGCGTTACTTCTTGAATCAACAGTCAAGGAACCAGGACATCGAACGAATCGAAAG ATCATGGGacataaacaaagtaaacaaagaaGGGAACAGAACCGGGAAGCAAACAAACAACCCGACACGAACGACCAGAATGAGAGGAACGCGGATACGACGGAACTCATCACGTTACCCGACGATGGAAGAAAACAATTGTATAACTTCCTTCTGGCCTCGGAGACACCACGACTAGGCGCCACGATTCCAGAATTGGTTAATAATGAAGATGAGCTGAAAAACGTGATCAAGTCCGCTCGTGAAGCCAAGGAAATAGTTCGTGTTGTCGGTTCTGCGCATTCGATAGGTCCTGCAATTGGTGACACAGAGAATACACCGAATGAAAGGCGTATTAGGCTCGGCGGAGAGTTGCGATCCTTCACCGTCCTGTCTGAGGAAGGTGATACAAAGACTGTGAAAGTCGGGGGAGGCTGCTACCTCGGTAAAAATCCTCTTGACAAGGATTCTACTTGGGATAACTCCGTTAATGTTCaattagcaaaaatcaactGTGCTATACCGATACTTGGCGGAATCACGCAACAATCCATTGCTGGTTTTACGATGACTGGCTCAGCTGGAGGAAGTGTGGCTCATGGATTTGAGGATATCATAAAAGAAATCCATTTCATTGATGGGAAGGGTCAGTCACAGGTGGCAGAGAGGGGTACAGACCTGTTCAACGCGGTCGGAGTATCCATGGGTCTCTTTGGTGTCATAACTTACATGGTATTGGAAGTTAAAACTCCAAGTTTCAATGTAGGAGGGGTTGAAAAAACAGTCAGCGTAGCGGAATCCGTTCTGGCTGTCAATGAAAACACAGGAACTAGTAAATTACAAGACACTCTCGAGAATACTGAGTACTTCCGTCTCACGTGGTTTCCTCAGAAGTACGCGCAACGAGTCACAGAATGGTCAGGTAAAAGAAGCGAGTCAACAAAGATCGTACCCTACAAGAGTGTTATAGGGAACCATTGGGTAGCCGGAGCAGCGGCGATGGCCTTGCGAATGATGCATTGGGGTCTTACCCATGTGCCATGTGAGGACACGTATAAACTTGTCGGGGATACCCTGAAGATATTTACACATGAAAACCCTACCGAATTTAATGATATTTGGTACAAAACGATACCGATGGATGACCAAGTACCTACCGATACAATTTTCAGAACCGAATTCACCGAGCTATGGTTTCCGATGGAAGAGACAGAGAACGTCATAAATATTCTCAAGAAATTGTTCGAAGACCAGCAAGTTGCTGGCAACTACGCATGCGAGCTCTACGCTGGTAAAAGGTCTCCATTTTGGATGAGCCCAGCTTATAATCGTAATGTATTTCGTGTCGACCCTTTTTGGTTTTATCATCAAAAAGGAGACGCAAGGGAGTACTACGATCATTATTGGAAGGCTCTGATGAAGGTTGATGGAGTTCGCCTTCACTGGGGCAAATACCTTCCGTACAGCGGCGGCACCTACGGAGGCGTAGAGTATGGTGCTGCCTTTCTGAAGAATTCGTACCCCAAGATGGATGACTGGCTAGCACTGAGAGCGGAGTATGATCCTGATCAGATTTACTTGACAGAATATTGGCGAAAGCTGTTTGGCATCGAAACAATTTCTGCACAGGAGTGA